In Shewanella glacialimarina, the genomic stretch ATCTTCAATTTGTATCTATTGCTGATGTCGATGATCCGTTTGGGTCTTTGCTTCATTATAAATGCCCTGAGCCTAGGGATAAATTTAATGTATGGAGCGCGCCATTCAAAATTCCTTATTCTGCATTAATCAGTTTAATTCAATGTATTAGGTTAATTGTGAAATATAACATTACCGGCATTGTATCAACGGGTCCAGGTATGGCTGTTTTCCCATCTATCTTGTTTCGTTTACTCGGAAAACAAGTCGTGTATATAGAATCATGGTCTCGCTTTTATTCAGCCTCGCTAACGGGGCGTTTTATGTACTATATATCGACTGTTTTTTACGTGCAGAACGAGTCGATGAAGAGCATTTTTTCTAAAGCAAAATACCGTGGTCGCTTATGAATATTTTTGTAACAGTAGGCCACACACGATTTGATTCTTTATTTAGAAAAATAGACAGCTATCAAAAAGATGAATGGTTTTTTATCTCTCAAATGTATGATGGTGAGTATATACCTGAGTCGGGTACATCAATCCGATACACAGATAAAATTGACCAATATTATAACAATGCTGATGTGGTGATAACCCATGCTGGAGCCGGTACGGTTTATCATTTACTCGAAATAGGTAAACCGATTATTGTTGTCGCTAATAGCGACAGAATTGATTCACACCAAGAAGATTTGATTCGCTATGTTGAGGATAATCACTTTGCACAGGTTTGTCGTGATTTAGATGACCTTGAAGGTTTATTGAATAATATCAACAGCTATAAGGCTATTAAATATCATAGCGAGCCATTTTGTGCCGCAGCTGATATAGCAAAATTATTAAAATTAATTGATTAAGTTCATGATTAATTTTTTGAACTTACGCTTGAATAAGGTGATTTTTGATGTCTAGTGAGATAGAACGACTTAACTCAAATACTGAGGTAGTCTCTTTTAGCGCCATGTTTGCGATGTTGTGGCGTACAAAGTGGTTCATCATAATATTTACAATGGCAGTTTCAACCGCCACAGTGCTATACGCAATAAGTTTACCTAATGTATACCGAGCTTCAGCTTTATATTTGCCAAAAAGCGGAGATGAAGCTGGTGGTGGATTGGCTAAGTTAGCCGGA encodes the following:
- the pssD gene encoding PssD/Cps14F family polysaccharide biosynthesis glycosyltransferase, whose translation is MHEKVILVIYGRGGHKEQMRRLLNELKKNSPNLQFVSIADVDDPFGSLLHYKCPEPRDKFNVWSAPFKIPYSALISLIQCIRLIVKYNITGIVSTGPGMAVFPSILFRLLGKQVVYIESWSRFYSASLTGRFMYYISTVFYVQNESMKSIFSKAKYRGRL
- the pssE gene encoding PssE/Cps14G family polysaccharide biosynthesis glycosyltransferase: MNIFVTVGHTRFDSLFRKIDSYQKDEWFFISQMYDGEYIPESGTSIRYTDKIDQYYNNADVVITHAGAGTVYHLLEIGKPIIVVANSDRIDSHQEDLIRYVEDNHFAQVCRDLDDLEGLLNNINSYKAIKYHSEPFCAAADIAKLLKLID